The genomic region TTTCCGCAGGGAAAGGAGGGTTTCCCATGGCCAAGGACCACGGCAGCCAGATCAAGAACGACGACACCTACGAGGCGCTGCGCGACAAGGGCGCCTCGAAGGAGAAGGCGGCGCGAATCGCCAACGCGCAAGCCAACGACTCGATCAGCCAGCGCAAGGGCACGCTCGACGAGCGCAGCAAGGACGAGCTGTACGACGAGGCGAAGGAGATCGGCATCGAGGGCCGTTCCAAGATGGACAAGGGCGAATTGATCGACGCGATCCGCAACCATTGAGCGCGGCATTGAGCGTGGCGCCGGATCGCGTAGAGACGGGCGCATGGACGAGATGCGCGAGAAGGGCCTGGCCCTCGACCCGAAATGGAACGCCGAAGGTCTGATCACTGCGGTGGTGACCGATGCCGCGAGCGGCGCCGTGCTGATGCTGGCGCATATGGACGCAGAGGCGCTCGCGCGCACGGTGGAGACCGGCGAGGCGCATTTTTGGTCGCGCTCGCGCAAGCGGTTGTGGCGCAAGGGCGAAGAGTCGGGAAATGTGCTGCGCGTCCGCGAGGTGCGGATCGACTGTGACCAGGATGCCGTGTGGGTGATCGCCGACCCGGCGGGGCCGGCATGCCACACCGGCGCAGCGAGCTGCTTCTACCGCCGGATCGAAGGCGATCGGCTGGCGCGCATCGAATGAGGCGAACCGCTGCCGCACTTTTTCTGCTCGCGGGCTGCTCGGACGGAACGGCACCGGGCGATCGCAATGCCGCCGCGCCGACAGCCGATCTGGAAACCGCCGCCATCGAGCGCGGGCTGGTGCGCGATCCGGCCGAGACCGAGATAGCAGGCCTGTATGCGCGCGACGGCGACCGGCTGTGCATCGTCCCGGACGGCTATGGATATCGCGTCGGCGCATATGTCGATTACGGCGACGGGATCGGCTGCAGCGGAAGCGGGCGCGTGAGCCGGGCAGGCGACACGATGCGAGTCGAGCTTGGCGAGGGATGCAGTTTCGACGCCGAATTCGACGGCGAGCGCATCCGCTTTCCCGGGCAAGTGCCCGGCGCCTGCGGCGAACGCTGCACCCAACGCGCATCCTTCGCCGGATTCGAAGCGACTCGGCTGAGCGAATCGGAAGCGGAGGCAGCGGCGCTGCGTGATCCGCGCGGGCGGCAGCTCTGCGCCTCGGAGGGTTGACGTTCACGTAAAGGTAAGCTAGTTACGCTCCATGTCCGCCGCACCGGATCTTTCGGGCTATGCGCCCATTGAGCCGCGCACCGACCGCGAGCATTTCTCGATCTCGGACCTGTGCGCCGAGTTCGAGGTCACGGCGCGCGCGCTGCGCTTCTAT from Sphingosinithalassobacter sp. CS137 harbors:
- a CDS encoding Rho termination factor N-terminal domain-containing protein; protein product: MAKDHGSQIKNDDTYEALRDKGASKEKAARIANAQANDSISQRKGTLDERSKDELYDEAKEIGIEGRSKMDKGELIDAIRNH
- the hisI gene encoding phosphoribosyl-AMP cyclohydrolase, producing the protein MDEMREKGLALDPKWNAEGLITAVVTDAASGAVLMLAHMDAEALARTVETGEAHFWSRSRKRLWRKGEESGNVLRVREVRIDCDQDAVWVIADPAGPACHTGAASCFYRRIEGDRLARIE